The DNA window CACGCCGGCGTGCGCGGCAATGGCACCGGTCAGCAGGGTTTCCAGGATATCAACGACATCTTCAGCGCCTTCAGCGACATCTTTGGCGGCAGCGGCGGCATCTTCGACGAGGTATTCGGCGGCCGCGCCCGCCCCCGGACGCGCCAGCGCGGCCGGCCCGGCGGCGACCTCCGCATCAAGCTCCAACTCACCTTCGAGGACATCAGCGAGGGCGCGGAAAAGAAGATCAAGGTCCGCAAGTTCGTCTCGTGCGACACCTGCACCGGCTCGGGCGCCGAGGCCGGCAAAGAGGGTTATTCCACCTGCCAGACCTGCCAGGGTACCGGCGAAATCCGCCAGGTGACGCGCTCGGTGTTTGGCCAGTTCGTGAACGTGCAGGCCTGCCCGACGTGCCAGGGCGAGGGGCGGACGATCAACGACCGCTGCAAGAAATGCCACGGCGAGGGGCGGCTGAAAGGGGAGGAGACGATCGCGATCCCGGTCCCCGCCGGCGTCCTCGAAGGCAACTACCTCACCATGCGCGGCGCCGGCAACGCCGGCGTTCGCGGCGGCGGCACGGGCGACCTGCGCGTCGAGATCGAGGAGGTCCCCCACAAACACTTCTCCCGCGAGGGGTTGGATATCTACTACGACCTGCACATCTCCTTCCCGGACGCCGCCCTTGGCACCGAGGTGGAGGTCCCGACCCTGAAAGGCCGCGCCCGCCTGGAAATCGACGCCGGCGTGCAGTCCGGCAAGGTGCTGCGCATGCGCGAACGCGGGCTGCCCGAACTCAACAGCACCCGCCGGGGGGATCAGATGGTCCGCATCAACGTATGGACCCCCAAAACGCTAACGGACGAAGAG is part of the Rhodothermales bacterium genome and encodes:
- a CDS encoding DnaJ C-terminal domain-containing protein, with protein sequence HAGVRGNGTGQQGFQDINDIFSAFSDIFGGSGGIFDEVFGGRARPRTRQRGRPGGDLRIKLQLTFEDISEGAEKKIKVRKFVSCDTCTGSGAEAGKEGYSTCQTCQGTGEIRQVTRSVFGQFVNVQACPTCQGEGRTINDRCKKCHGEGRLKGEETIAIPVPAGVLEGNYLTMRGAGNAGVRGGGTGDLRVEIEEVPHKHFSREGLDIYYDLHISFPDAALGTEVEVPTLKGRARLEIDAGVQSGKVLRMRERGLPELNSTRRGDQMVRINVWTPKTLTDEERRFFEEYRTSPSFIPKPGKEEDRKSFFSKVKDVFS